A genomic stretch from Penicillium digitatum chromosome 4, complete sequence includes:
- a CDS encoding Acid phosphatase, putative produces MGGISFLKLLPFVASCVIAGVTYPQIPTDLTTPFQQRLAVYGPNAVSVGWNTYGQLEQSCVSYGLSESNLNTKACSSSSTTYDPSRTWSNVAILTGLTPGTTYYYKIESTNSTVGHFLSPRTPGDKTAFSMDVVIDLGVYGKNGFTSQSTKKDTIPVVEPELNHATIGRLAETINDYELVIHPGDFAYADDWYLKFANLLDGKEAYEAIIEQFYDQLAPIAGRKLYMASPGNHEADCSEIPYLNDLCPKGQNNFTEFMHRYENLMPQSFVSSSSNTAAQTLARTARNLSNPPFWYSFEYGMAHVVMIDTETDFPNAPSGKDGSAKLNGGPFGAPNQQLDFLKADLASVDRSVTPWLIVAGHRPWYSTGGSSSICGPCQEAFEGLFYQYGVDVGVFGHVHNSQRFAPVVNGTADPNGMENPKAPMYIIAGGPGNIEGLSSIGSQPTYTEFAYADDYSYSTLSFLDEQHLRVDFVRSSTGEILDSSTLYKTHAVDFVDQ; encoded by the exons ATGGGTGGAATTTCGTTCCTCAAATTGTTGCCCTTCGTGGCTAGTTGCGTCATTGCTGGTGTCACATATCCTCAGATTCCGACGGATTTGACTACACCATTCCAGCAGCGATTGGCAGTCTATGGACCTAATG CTGTGTCGGTTGGTTGGAATACCTATGGACAGCTGGAACAAAGTTGCGTGAGCTATGGCTTGTCAGAAAGCAACCTGAACACCAAAGCTTGCTCATCTTCGTCGACCACCTACGACCCCTCCCGGACGTGGTCGAATGTCGCCATCCTAACAGGCCTGACCCCCGGGACAACCTACTACTATAAGATCGAGTCCACAAACTCGACAGTGGGCCATTTCCTCAGCCCTCGCACACCCGGCGATAAAACTGCGTTCAGCATGGACGTGGTCATTGATCTTGGTGTCTACGGCAAAAATGGCTTCACATCTCAAAGCACAAAAAAGGACACCATCCCAGTTGTGGAGCCAGAACTAAACCACGCCACAATTGGTCGCCTCGCGGAAACGATCAACGATTACGAGCTCGTCATCCACCCAGGAGACTTCGCTTACGCCGACGACTGGTATCTCAAGTTCGCAAACTTGCTGGATGGCAAAGAAGCCTACGAGGCCATTATCGAACAATTCTACGACCAGCTCGCACCAATCGCAGGCCGCAAGCTCTACATGGCCAGCCCCGGAAATCACGAAGCAGACTGTTCAGAGATTCCATACTTGAACGACCTTTGCCCTAAAGGCCAAAATAACTTCACTGAATTTATGCACCGTTACGAGAATCTCATGCCGCagtcttttgtttcttcgTCATCCAACACAGCAGCCCAAACCCTGGCTCGCACAGCCCGCAACCTCTCAAACCCACCCTTTTGGTATTCTTTCGAGTACGGCATGGCCCATGTCGTCATGATCGACACCGAAACAGATTTCCCTAATGCACCAAGCGGAAAAGATGGCTCCGCTAAGCTGAACGGGGGGCCATTTGGTGCTCCAAATCAGCAGCTCGACTTCCTCAAGGCTGACCTCGCTTCCGTCGATCGAAGTGTTACCCCTTGGCTAATTGTTGCCGGGCACAGACCGTGGTACTCAACTGGAGGATCGTCGAGCATCTGCGGTCCCTGCCAAGAGGCGTTTGAGGGTCTGTTTTACCAGTACGGCGTTGATGTCGGTGTTTTTGGCCATGTGCACAACTCGCAGCGGTTTGCACCTGTTGTTAATGGCACCGCCGATCCCAACGGCATGGAGAACCCTAAGGCGCCCATGTATATTATTGCTGGCGGTCCGGGTAATATTGAGGGGTTGAGCTCTATTGGCAGCCAGCCTACCTATACGGAGTTTGCGTATGCCGATGACTATAGCTACAGCACGCTTAGCTTTTTGGATGAGCAGCACTTGCGGGTTGATTTCGTGAGGTCTTCTACTGGAGAGATCCTGGATTCTAGTACTTTGTACAAGACGCATGCGGTGGATTTTGTGGATCAGTGA
- a CDS encoding Allantoate permease: MAIKNENFPEVLVPQSELDVQHIEENLKVSVADKINQGEDGELYLEAIRRYPNDDAIEKEAERKLKRKLDMRLIPLLGICYFFYYVDKTTLSYAAIFGIKDDLNLSGSEYSWLSSIFYFGWLIWAIPSNLLLQRSRMAWYLAFNIFMWGVVLMCEAASKSFGALATLRIISGAFEAIADPAFMLVVSTYYTRAEQPWRISAYYLWNGIGTAGGGLIGYGIGNIKGGLQSWRYEFLIIGAFCAAWGISLGLLLPNSPATLWGFNHDEKLMMIARLRSNQTGIEGRKVNWRQVKEAYLDYKTWLFTILGFLANIPNGGISNFSTLVIQGLGFDTLNTALLGIPQGVIVVVWIFLGGYANQYMPKNSRTLVCALFMVPTIAGALGFLLAPDNAYVGRLICFYLTGSYQASFVITLSLVTSNTGGQSKKMIVSGMIWLGACIGNIASPFFYQSEQAPAYPLGIGSLLVANCLELMLFFILRYAFIWENRRKEKIRQELRERGSEDELMADSTAFADLTDKQNPNFVPGPEQTATTEEPPATAEEPPATTEEPPATTEEPPATAEEPPATTEEPPATTEDPPATTEEPPATAEEPPATTEDPPATCKVPSEEPACTTNWSRETRHCSRIASCVCCVCKKEIQHVRNYNRGHRDCTEPQDRH, from the exons ATGGCCATCAAGAATGAAAACTTCCCCGAGGTCCTGGTGCCGCAGAGTGAACTTGACGTCCAGCACATAGAGGAGAACCTCAAGGTGTCGGTGGCAGACAAAATAAaccaaggagaagatggtGAACTTTATCTTGAAGCAATTCGGAGGTATCCTAATGACGACGCCATTGAAAAAGAGGCAGAGAGGAAATTGAAACGCAAACTTGACATGCGTCTCATTCCACTTCTTGGCATATGCTACTTCTTCTAT TATGTCGATAAAACAACACTTTCCTACGCAGCAATCTTTGGTATCAAAGATGACCTCAATCTATCCGGTTCAGAATACTCGTGGTTGTCAAGCATTTTCTATTTTGGATGGTTAATTTGGGCAATCCCATCCAACCTCCTTCTGCAGCGGAGTCGGATGGCTTGGTATCTTGCCTTCAATATCTTCATGTGGGGTGTGGTTCTCATGTGTGAGGCTGCATCGAAGAGCTTCGGCGCACTTGCGACACTCCGAATCATTTCCGGTGCGTTTGAGGCGATTGCTGACCCAGCGTTCATGCTCGTCGTCTCTACTTACTATACCCGTGCCGAGCAGCCTTGGCGTATCTCGGCATACTATCTGTGGAACGGCATCGGTACTGCAGGCGGTGGTCTTATTG GTTATGGAATCGGCAATATCAAAGGTGGCCTTCAATCCTGGCGCTACGAGTTCCTTATAATCGGTGCTTTTTGTGCTGCCTGGGGAATATCATTGGGTCTACTGTTGCCTAACTCGCCAGCAACACTTTGGGGTTTCAATCATGATGAGAAGCTCATGATGATTGCGCGACTGCGATCCAATCAGACAGGTATTGAGGGACGGAAAGTTAATTGGCGTCAGGTGAAAGAGGCGTACCTCGATTATAAGACTTGGCTATTCACCATCTTAGGCTTTCTTGCCAACATTCCAAATGGCGGAATCTCCAACTTCTCTACTTTGGTCATCCAAGGCCTTGGGTTCGACACACTCAATACTGCACTTCTTGGTATTCCCCAAGGAGTTATTGTGGTCGTTTGGATTTTCCTTGGAGGATACGCCAACCAGTACATGCCGAAGAATAGCCGTACCCTAGTCTGTGCGCTATTTATGGTCCCGACCATTGCGGGCGCACTCGGCTTCTTGCTTGCTCCCGATAATGCATACGTCGGCCGGCTGATCTGCTT ctATCTCACTGGGTCCTATCAAGCCTCATTTGTGATAACCCTTTCCCTTGTCACCTCCAACACTGGTGGTCAGTCCAAAAAAATGATCGTATCGGGCATGATCTGGCTTGGAGCATGCATCGGTAACATTGCTAGTCCCTTCTTTTACCAATCCGAGCAAGCGCCGGCATACCCCCTAGGGATTGGATCTCTGCTTGTTGCAAACTGCCTTGAACTTATGCTTTTCTTTATACTCCGCTACGCCTTTATATGGGAAAACCGACGAAAGGAGAAGATCCGCCAGGAATTGCGGGAGAGGGGGAGCGAGGATGAACTTATGGCCGATTCCACGGCCTTTGCAGATCTGACTGATAAACAAAACCCAAATTTTGT acccggtcctgagcagaccgctaccaccgaagaaccgcctgctaccgctgaagaaccgcctgctaccactgaagaaccgcctgctaccaccgaagaaccgcctgctaccgctgaagaaccgcctgctaccactgaagaaccgcctgctaccactgaagatccgcctgctaccaccgaagaaccgcctgctaccgctgaagaaccgcctgctaccactgaagatccgcctgctacctgtaaagtcccgtccgaggaacctgcctgcacgaccaactggtctcgagaaacgagacattgcagccgtatcgctagctgcgtgtgctgcgtatgcaagaaagaaatacagcatgttcgcaattacaaccgcggacatcgagactgcactgaaccccaagaccgacactga
- a CDS encoding Aryl-alcohol dehydrogenase, putative yields MDDYDYIIIGAGIGGLVLANRLSQDTSITVLLIEAGANRMGDPRIETPGLLATMYGSPDFDWDYMSVPQVHVKNRQIGQPRGRVVGGSSALNFSAIVYPTASNFDAWQVLGSYGWGAENMAPHLRKFQSYTAPSEATAELLGTGRYMKVDNQGCDGPVPVSLPDVYGPLNKAWNETFAKLSWETDADPLDGHKLGAFTCPLSVDVKTGARGYAAAFYSPGVAARPNLRLLAETVVERILFTQQEGDVIATGVQVKTHDSSYEIKSKKEVILCAGSLNSPQLLELSGIGSADLLQTHGIPVVIDNPAVGENLQDHSITSINLEVADGQVSVDILRDPNVVKALIKLCEETHGGPLAGMPLSIAYLPLVDGTGAVPKEEINSLLSKYLDNDNLPTNLQAQYSHIRKILLQSEDPSLHYIFLPTQLHMNPGKTTLTDVRAKSLPENYISIMMLHSHPF; encoded by the exons ATGGATGACTACGACTACATCATCATCGGCGCAGGAATCGGCGGTCTTGTTTTGGCAAATCGGCTAAGCCAAGACACCTCCATTACGGTCCTCCTCATTGAAGCTGGCGCCAATCGAATGGGGGATCCTCGTATCGAAACCCCTGGACTTTTGGCCACGATGTATGGCAGCCCGGACTTTGACTGGGATTACATGAGTGTTCCGCAG gtccatgtaaaaaaccgACAAATCGGCCAGCCCCGTGGTCGTGTCGTCGGCGGCTCCTCCGCATTGAATTTCTCCGCGATTGTATACCCTACCGCATCAAACTTCGATGCATGGCAGGTGCTGGGAAGTTATGGATGGGGCGCCGAGAATATGGCCCCCCATCTCCGGAAATTTCAATCGTATACTGCACCCAGTGAGGCTACAGCAGAACTACTTGGGACAGGCCGATACATGAAAGTTGATAACCAAGGATGCGATGGCCCTGTCCCCGTATCTCTTCCAGATGTTTATGGGCCGCTCAATAAGGCTTGGAACGAGACATTTGCGAAATTGAGCTGGGAAACAGATGCCGATCCTCTTGATGGCCATAAACTGGGCGCTTTTACTTGTCCACTAAGTGTCGATGTCAAGACGGGGGCAAGAGGATATGCAGCGGCATTTTACTCCCCTGGGGTTGCGGCGCGGCCAAATCTTCGACTCCTCGCAGAGACTGTGGTCGAGCGAATCCTCTTCACCCAGCAAGAGGGAGATGTTATCGCTACAGGTGTGCAAGTCAAGACCCACGACAGCTCATACGAGATCAAGTCAAAGAAAGAAGTTATTCTGTGTGCAGGGAGCCTGAACTCCCCTCAATTGCTCGAGCTCTCGGGCATCGGCAGTGCAGATCTGCTCCAGACCCACGGCATCCCCGTAGTCATCGACAACCCCGCTGTAGGTGAGAACCTTCAAGACCACAGCATCACGAGCATTAACTTGGAGGTCGCCGATGGCCAGGTCTCGGTTGATATCCTGCGCGATCCAAACGTTGTCAAGGCACTCATCAAGCTTTGCGAGGAGACGCATGGAGGCCCTCTCGCAGGTATGCCCCTCAGTATCGCCTATCTCCCGTTAGTGGATGGAACCGGCGCTGTGCCGAAAGAAGAAATCAACTCCTTGCTCTCCAAATATCTCGACAACGATAATCTGCCGACTAATCTGCAAGCGCAGTATTCTCACATCCGCAAGATACTCCTCCAAAGTGAAGACCCCTCCTTGCACTACATCTTCCTCCCCACCCAGCTCCACATGAACCCAGGTAAAACAACCCTTACCGACGTGCGGGCCAAATCTCTCCCAGAGAACTACATCTCCATCATGATGCTGCACAGCCACCCCTTCTAA
- a CDS encoding Mannitol 2-dehydrogenase produces the protein MAPLKLNSKNLELIGKAGKGPIQIPNHRFLRRPVKEGIVHVGVGGFHRAHLAVYIDRLMEKHGETNYAICGVGLQPFDATMRDVLREQDHLYTVMERSDKGSFAHVVGCINSYLFAPDNREAVIDKMAHPDTRIVSLTITESGYYYNENTHELISDHPDIENDIKPGNERAPCTTFGFLYAALAQRYAKGQDPFTVMSCDNMQKNGSITRNMLVSFARLRNPKIADWIAEKGAFPNAMVDRITPQTSESDKKVLAEDFGIQDAWPVVTEPFMQWVIEDEFSNGRPDFEKVGVQVVKNVHDVEQFEKHKLRLLNGSHSAIGYPGQMAGFEYVHEVMQNPQLRKLVWEMMQEEVKPLLPEIPGVNIDEYCKTLMKRFSNSTIKDQLPRVCLNASGKIPQFIMPSIAEAIMESKKEQREYPFRRLCFVAAAWFLYIKGVDDHGKTFTVVDPMLDELLAAAQADDGGPSGLLEIKNLFGDDLRGYPRFTNEIQQAMKDIAEKGVLETLKEYFPEDAN, from the coding sequence ATGGCACCCCTCAAGCTCAACAGCAAGAATCTGGAACTAATTGGGAAGGCAGGCAAGGGGCCGATCCAAATCCCAAACCACCGTTTCCTCCGTCGCCCCGTTAAGGAGGGAATCGTCCATGTTGGTGTCGGCGGCTTCCACAGAGCTCATCTGGCTGTCTACATCGACCGGTTGATGGAGAAGCATGGCGAGACCAACTACGCTATTTGCGGTGTTGGCTTGCAACCCTTTGATGCTACCATGCGTGATGTCCTGAGAGAGCAAGACCACCTCTACACCGTTATGGAGCGCTCTGACAAAGGAAGCTTTGCCCACGTTGTTGGATGCATCAATTCCTACCTCTTTGCCCCCGATAACCGCGAAGCCGTCATCGACAAGATGGCCCACCCTGATACCCGTATTGTGTCGCTCACCATCACCGAAAGCGGCTACTACTACAACGAAAACACACACGAGCTGATAAGCGACCACCCCGATATCGAGAATGACATCAAACCGGGCAACGAGAGAGCCCCGTGTACCACGTTCGGTTTCCTCTACGCTGCCCTGGCACAACGCTACGCGAAAGGACAAGACCCCTTCACGGTCATGTCGTGCGATAATATGCAGAAAAACGGCTCCATAACACGCAACATGCTAGTGTCATTTGCGCGCTTGCGCAACCCTAAGATCGCGGATTGGATTGCCGAGAAAGGTGCCTTCCCCAACGCCATGGTCGACCGCATCACCCCTCAGACATCAGAATCGGACAAAAAGGTACTGGCGGAGGACTTTGGAATCCAGGACGCCTGGCCCGTCGTCACAGAGCCCTTTATGCAATGGGTTATAGAGGATGAGTTTTCCAACGGCCGTCCAGATTTTGAGAAGGTCGGTGTCCAGGTCGTCAAGAACGTCCACGACGTCGAGCAGTTTGAGAAGCACAAGCTCCGTCTGCTCAACGGCAGCCACTCGGCTATCGGTTACCCAGGCCAAATGGCAGGCTTCGAATATGTCCACGAAGTTATGCAGAATCCGCAGTTGCGCAAGTTGGTGTGGGAGATGATGCAAGAGGAGGTGAAGCCCCTATTGCCGGAAATTCCAGGCGTCAACATTGACGAGTATTGCAAAACGCTCATGAAGCGTTTCTCCAACTCGACAATCAAGGACCAGCTGCCCCGCGTCTGCCTCAATGCCTCCGGCAAGATCCCACAGTTCATCATGCCGTCGATTGCCGAGGCGATTATGGAGAGTAAGAAGGAGCAACGTGAATATCCTTTCCGCCGCCTGTGTTTCGTTGCGGCCGCTTGGTTCTTGTACATTAAAGGCGTCGATGACCACGGCAAAACCTTTACAGTCGTGGACCCTATGCTGGACGAGCTCCTGGCTGCGGCTCAGGCCGACGATGGCGGCCCCAGCGGGCTGCTGGAAATCAAGAACCTCTTCGGCGATGACTTGCGCGGATATCCCAGGTTCACTAACGAGATTCAACAGGCCATGAAAGACATTGCTGAAAAAGGCGTCTTGGAAACACTCAAAGAGTATTTCCCCGAGGACGCCAACTAA
- a CDS encoding 1,3-beta-glucanosyltransferase gel4, producing the protein MKASIIAGLSLLGAAMAAEIPSIEIKGKKFFYSNNGTEFFIRGVAYQPDFTGRNGASGNDSYTDPLAIDSCKRDIPYMVQLRTNVVRTYAVDPSKDHDECMNALADAGIYLITDLSSPTQSIVSDNPSWNSDLFTRYSQVVDAFAKYPNVIGFFAGNEVANRVNNTDSMAYVKAAVRDMKSYIKERNYRSSLAVGYATDDDATVREAVSNYLICDEAADSIDFFGYNIYEWCGDATFQSSGYAERTKEFADYPVPAFFSEYGCNAVRPREFTDVPVLFSEKMTNVWSGGIVYMYYEEANKYGLVSADGDEIKTLSDFENLSKRMATVTPTGVQSAAYSVSTTVGRSCPTVGADWNAASKLPPSPNANLCECMYDSLECVPNSDITDKQIGATFGYLGGVQGIMDGVRSNATSGIYGAYSMCSAKQRLAWAMNVYYQQNKDNAGGEACGFNGVANIKESTSASGSCATQMSAAGSAGTGSVSGGLAAITGGGAAASGFASGGVIPSGIAAGIAPQAVHIGAWQAGAYAVAAVASGIFMVVL; encoded by the coding sequence ATGAAGGCCTCTATCATTGCTGGTCTCTCCCTTCTAGGGGCGGCCATGGCTGCCGAAATTCCCTCCATCGAGATTAAGGGCAAGAAGTTTTTCTACTCCAACAACGGCACCGAGTTCTTCATCCGTGGAGTCGCCTATCAGCCCGACTTCACTGGTCGCAACGGTGCTTCCGGCAATGACTCATACACCGACCCGCTGGCCATCGACAGTTGTAAGCGTGATATTCCCTACATGGTCCAGTTGCGCACCAATGTGGTTCGTACCTACGCCGTTGACCCCAGCAAGGACCACGATGAGTGTATGAACGCTCTCGCCGATGCCGGTATCTACCTGATCACCGATCTGTCCTCTCCTACCCAATCTATTGTGTCCGACAACCCGAGCTGGAACTCGGATCTCTTCACTCGCTACTCTCAGGTCGTCGATGCCTTCGCCAAATACCCCAACGTCATCGGCTTCTTCGCCGGAAACGAAGTTGCCAATAGGGTCAACAACACCGACTCCATGGCATACGTCAAGGCCGCCGTCCGCGACATGAAGTCCTACATCAAAGAGAGGAATTACCGTAGCTCCCTCGCTGTCGGCTACGCTACCGATGACGATGCCACCGTCCGCGAAGCCGTCTCCAACTACCTCATTTGCGACGAAGCCGCCGATTCCATCGACTTCTTTGGCTACAACATCTACGAGTGGTGCGGCGATGCCACCTTCCAGAGCTCCGGCTACGCCGAGCGCACCAAAGAATTCGCAGACTACCCCGTTCCTGCCTTCTTCTCCGAGTACGGCTGCAACGCAGTCCGTCCCCGCGAGTTCACCGATGTCCCCGTCCTGTTCAGCGAAAAGATGACCAACGTCTGGTCCGGAGGTATCGTCTACATGTACTACGAAGAAGCCAACAAATACGGTCTCGTCTCCGCCGACGGCGACGAAATCAAAACCCTCTCTGACTTCGAAAACCTCTCCAAGCGAATGGCCACTGTAACCCCGACCGGCGTGCAATCAGCTGCATACTCCGTCTCTACCACCGTCGGCCGCAGCTGTCCCACCGTCGGCGCAGACTGGAATGCCGCCAGCAAGCTGCCCCCTTCGCCCAACGCCAACCTCTGCGAGTGCATGTACGACTCCCTCGAGTGTGTCCCCAACTCCGATATCACCGATAAGCAGATCGGAGCCACCTTCGGCTACCTTGGCGGCGTGCAGGGTATCATGGACGGAGTCCGGTCCAACGCTACTTCTGGCATCTACGGCGCTTACTCCATGTGCTCTGCTAAGCAGCGTCTGGCCTGGGCTATGAACGTTTACTACCAGCAGAACAAGGACAATGCTGGTGGCGAGGCTTGTGGCTTCAACGGTGTCGCTAACATCAAGGAGTCTACCTCTGCTTCTGGCTCCTGCGCCACTCAGATGAGTGCTGCTGGCTCGGCTGGCACTGGTTCTGTGAGTGGTGGTCTTGCTGCTATCACTGGTGGTGGTGCTGCTGCTTCTGGCTTTGCTTCTGGTGGTGTCATCCCGTCTGGTATTGCTGCTGGCATTGCTCCCCAGGCTGTGCACATTGGTGCCTGGCAGGCTGGTGCCTATGCGGTCGCTGCTGTTGCCTCTGGTATCTTCATGGTCGTACTGTAA
- a CDS encoding Sodium/calcium exchanger membrane region: protein MGFEWRWGFIATFTEYNFTISDAVCAGIYRTELKTNPYSDQFFADYQVHFITPVSELSDQLLKTVSESQQSSTIMHKIRREARASAWYGPSLNPFQKIQSRPKRSNSMQLEDGLSHAQTLDDLSADYQRRREMNDGLTILEHSNTFPPEFAGSEHETHKSPPEPSMASQDPINVSSVCGADTETVGSVQARHRKGGILGKFKHRHDNDEWEDKKSLSNNQTFTLASQLRATILNSWINVLLIAAPVGIALYAVGANPIAVFVVNFIAIVPLAAMLSFATEEIALRTSETIGGLLNASFGNAVELIVAIIALVKRKTLIVQTSLIGSILSNLLLVMGMSFFFGGIPRMEQHFNVTVAQTAASMLALAVSSLIIPTAYHKWSNIEKVDGTAALSRGTSVLLLIVYGCYLFFQLKSHADMYNRPSEKVERRHTKISEGDASRGIAQIGKMTAVPLVGQNLDHMQMEDFEDEPEEPQLSVMTAVLTLIISTAFVAACAEFMVDSIDALTDTGDIRETFVGLILLPIVGNAAEHATAVTVACKDKMDLAIGVAVGSSMQIALLVLPLIVVLGWIIGVDDMTLNFDGFQVIVLFMSVLLVNYLIGDGKSHWLEGVLLMMMYLIIAIAAWFFV from the exons atgg gttttgAGTGGCGCTGGGGTTTCATCGCAAcatttacggagtacaattTCACGATATCTGACGCAGTCTGCGCAGGAATCTATAGAACCGAGCTAAAAACAAATCCTTATTCTGACCAGTTCTTTGCCGACTACCAAGTACATTTTATCACA CCTGTGAGCGAGTTGAGCGACCAACTTCTCAAAACCGTTAGCGA ATCACAGCAATCCAGCACCATCATGC ATAAAATTCGCCGTGAGGCCCGCGCATCAGCATGGTACGGCCCCTCATTGAACCCATTCCAAAAGATTCAAAGCAGGCCCAAGCGATCGAACTCTATGCAGCTCGAGGATGGACTGTCCCACGCCCAGACCTTGGACGACCTCTCAGCAGATTACCAGCGCCGACGGGAAATGAACGATGGACTTACCATCCTGGAGCACTCTAATACATTCCCGCCGGAGTTTGCTGGCAGCGAGCATGAAACACACAAGTCTCCCCCTGAACCGTCCATGGCTAGCCAGGATCCAATCAATGTCTCGTCGGTGTGCGGGGCTGATACCGAGACTGTTGGGTCCGTGCAAGCGCGTCACCGGAAGGGTGGTATCTTGGGCAAGTTTAAGCATCGCCATGATAACGATGAGTGGGAGGATAAGAAGTCGCTGTCAAACAATCAGACCTTTACTCTTGCCTCGCAGTTAAGGGCTACTATCTTGAACTCGTGGATCAATGTTCTTTTGATTGCTGCACCTGTTGGAA TTGCGCTTTATGCCGTTGGAGCCAATCCAATTGCGGTCTTCGTGGTTAACTTCATTGCTATCGT TCCTCTTGCTGCAATGCTTAGTTTCGCAACTGAAGAAATTGCCCTTCG CACGAGTGAAACAATCGGTGGTCTACTGAATGCCTCGTTCGG CAACGCCGTCGAGCTTATCGTTGCAATCATCGCGCTGGTCAAACGCAAAACCCTCATCGTGCAGACTTCCCTCATTGGAAGCATTCTATCCAACTTGCTCCTGGTGATGGGGATGTCATTTTTCTTCGGTGGCATCCCTCGTATGGAGCAGCACTTCAACGTGACAGTTGCCCAGACAGCCGCGAGTATGCTCGCATTGGCTGTTAGTAGTTTGATCATCCCTACTGCCTACCACAAGTGGTCTAATA TTGAAAAAGTAGACGGAACTGCCGCTCTTTCGCGAG GCACCAGCGTCCTCCTTCTAATCGTGTACGGCTGCTACCTCTTCTTCCAGTTGAAGTCGCACGCCGACATGTACAATCGGCCCAGTGAGAAGGTTGAACGGCGGCACACGAAGATCAGTGAAGGCGATGCCAGCCGGGGCATCGCGCAAATCGGTAAAATGACCGCCGTCCCGTTGGTTGGACAGAATCTGGACCACATGCAGATGGAGGATTTCGAAGATGAACCCGAAGAGCCGCAGTTGTCCGTTATGACGGCCGTTCTCACGTTGATTATCTCAACTGCGTTTGTTGCTGCTTGTGCTGAGTTCATG GTTGACTCCATCGACGCTTTGACGGACACCGGTGACATTCGCGAGACGTTTGTCGGCTTGATCCTTCTACCTATCGTTGGTAATGCGGCTGAGCACGCTACGGCGGTGACAGTAGCATGCAAGGACAAGATGGATCTTGCGATTGGTGTGGCTGTCGGATCCAGCATGCAGATTGCGCTGCTTGTGTTGCCGCTGATTGTTGTTCTTGGGTGGATCATTGGTGTCGACGATATG ACTCTTAACTTCGATGGATTCCAGGTCATTGTACTATTTATGTCCGTTTTGTTG GTCAACTACCTCATCGGTGATGGCAAGTCTCACTGGCTCGAGGGTGTcttgttgatgatgatgtatCTGATTATCGCTATTGCGGCTTG GTTCTTCGTTTAA